A DNA window from Arachis hypogaea cultivar Tifrunner chromosome 18, arahy.Tifrunner.gnm2.J5K5, whole genome shotgun sequence contains the following coding sequences:
- the LOC112773326 gene encoding probable leucine-rich repeat receptor-like serine/threonine-protein kinase At3g14840 isoform X3 yields MNFSPLFYFWLLAFCCFAFLANGATLVEDEVEVMKEIAKKVGKNDWNFSVDPCSGLENWNSSNAVKGMLINAVTCDCSFANANVTVCHVVSIVLKYQNLTGTLPSELVKLPYLQEIDLTRNYLNGTIPPQWGSMKLVNMFNSKGVGKHYHPEKFVSYWVLEFNQLTGELPPELGNLSQLERLHLTSNHFTGNLPATFAKLTKLNHVRLGDNQFSGTIPNFIQSWTTLQRLVVQGSGMSGPIPSGISLLKNLTDLRIADLKGPGSYFPPLSNLTNLETLVLRSCNLIGTVPDYLENVTTLKSLDLSFNKLSGTIPSSFSRLLNMNILYLTGNLFTGPLPNWIANPDYTDLSYNNFSIKEPELLTCQQGSVNLFASSMKEHNLGVVPCLGNINCSKPSYSLHINCGGKLITSSGNITYDEDTQEAGPARSLRAGSNWAVSNTGHFFDSSFGDYYTWSNTSKLTMNNAELYTNARVSALSLTYYGFCMRNGSYTVNLHFAEIMFTDDQTYSSLGRRVFDIYIQKKLVLKDFDIAKEAGGVCKAIIKKFTANVTSSTLEIRLQWAGKGTTAIPFGSVYGPLISAISVNPDFMPPVEKETNKSGSGISVGAIVVIVIAGALVIVFVFGISWRRGCSGQKGSLYKDLQGLDLKTDVFTLRQIKTATNNFDIAYKIGQGGFGTVYKGVLSDGTVVAVKQFSSKSRQGNREFINEIGMISALQHPCLVKLYGCCMEGDQLLLIYEYMENNSLARALFAQEKGQLKLDWSTRRKICLGVAKGLAYLHGESRLKIVHRDIKATNVLLDKDLNPKISDFGLAKLDDDGLTHISTRVAGTYGYMAPEYAMRGYLTDKADVYSFGIVALEVVSGKSNNMNWQKEECFSLLDWALLLKEKGDLLDLVDERLGSDLNENEAMLIINVALLCSNFSSLHRPTMSSVVRMLEGKSAVQEAMPDTTQVFDEKKLEMMRNCYQQRGKHKIPDTHEHSTLIVETAAFMTNSEVHSANMDSSSWEESTR; encoded by the exons ATGAATTTTTCTCCTCTTTTCTACTTTTGGCTTCTTGCTTTTTGTTGCTTCGCTTTTTTGGCTAATGGAGCTACTCTCGTAGAAGATGAAG tGGAAGTGATGAAAGAGATAGCAAAGAAGGTTGGGAAGAATGACTGGAACTTCAGCGTGGATCCATGCAGTGGATTAGAGAACTGGAACTCATCAAACGCAGTCAAAGGAATGCTAATAAATGCAGTGACATGTGACTGCTCCTTTGCCAATGCCAATGTTACTGTTTGCCATGTTGTTAGCAT TGTTCTAAAGTACCAGAATCTTACGGGCACACTCCCAAGTGAACTAGTGAAGTTGCCATACCTCCAAGAAAT TGACCTCACCCGCAACTACCTTAACGGCACAATTCCACCACAATGGGGCTCCATGAAACTTGTCAACAT GTTCAATTCCAAAGGAGTTGGGAAACATTACCACCCTGAAAAGTTTGTAAGTTACTG GGTTTTGGAGTTCAATCAACTCACCGGAGAGCTTCCTCCTGAGCTTGGAAATCTTTCCCAGCTTGAAAGACT GCATCTTACTTCGAACCATTTTACTGGGAATCTACCTGCTACATTTGCTAAGCTCACTAAATTGAATCACGT TCGACTAGGCGATAATCAATTTTCTGGAACTATACCAAATTTTATTCAGAGCTGGACTACTCTTCAGAGGCT GGTGGTGCAAGGGAGTGGTATGAGTGGACCAATTCCTTCTGGAATTTCACTTTTGAAAAACCTCACCGACTT GAGAATCGCTGACTTGAAAGGACCAGGATCTTATTTTCCACCACTTAGTAACTTGACAAATCTAGAAACATT AGTACTGAGGAGTTGTAATCTGATAGGAACAGTGCCTGACTATCTAGAGAATGTGACTACACTAAAATCACT AGACCTTAGTTTTAACAAATTAAGTGGAACCATTCCAAGCTCCTTCAGTCGCCTATTGAACATGAACATACT GTACTTAACTGGAAACCTTTTTACTGGACCGCTACCTAATTGGATAGCTAACCCAGACTATAC AGATCTTTCATATAACAACTTCAGCATCAAAGAGCCAGAGCTGTTGACTTGTCAACAAGGAAGCGT GAACTTGTTTGCATCATCTATGAAGGAACATAACTT ggGAGTTGTTCCATGTTTGGGAAACATTAATTGTTCTAAAC CTTCATATTCTCTCCATATAAATTGCGGTGGGAAACTCATAACTTCTAGTGGGAATATTACATATGATGAAGATACACAAGAAGCTGGACCGGCAAGATCTCTTCGTGCCGGATCAAACTGGGCAGTTAGCAACACTGGTCACTTCTTTGATAGTAGTTTTGGGGACTATTATACATGGTCTAATACATCTAAGCTTACCATGAACAATGCTGAATTGTACACGAATGCACGTGTTTCTGCACTTTCTCTGACATATTATGGTTTTTGCATGAGAAATGGAAGCTACACAGTAAATCTCCATTTTGCTGAGATAATGTTTACAGATGATCAAACATATAGCAGCCTTGGAAGGCGTGTATTTGACATCTATATTCAG AAGAAATTGGTCCTAAAAGATTTTGATATTGCAAAAGAAGCAGGAGGAGTTTGTAAGGCAATCATAAAGAAATTTACCGCTAATGTGACCAGCAGCACCTTGGAGATTCGCTTACAATGGGCTGGGAAAGGGACAACAGCTATTCCATTTGGATCAGTATATGGTCCTCTAATATCAGCTATATCTGTAAATCCTG ACTTTATGCCACCAGTGGAAAAAGAAACTAACAAAAGTGGAAGTGGCATATCTGTGGGGGCTATAGTTGTAATTGTAATTGCTGGAGCACTTGTTATCGTCTTCGTATTTGGTATATCCTGGCGGCGAGGATGTTCAGGACAAAAAGGTTCATTATATAAAG ATCTACAGGGTTTGGATCTAAAAACCGATGTATTTACCTTGAGGCAAATCAAAACAGCAACTAACAATTTCGATATTGCTTATAAGATTGGACAAGGAGGGTTTGGTACTGTTTACAAG GGTGTTCTTTCAGATGGCACAGTAGTGGCAGTTAAACAGTTTTCTTCTAAATCGAGGCAAGGGAATCGCGAGTTCATAAATGAGATTGGCATGATTTCGGCTTTGCAACACCCCTGTCTAGTTAAGCTCTATGGCTGTTGTATGGAGGGAGATCAATTGTTGTTGATATACGAATATATGGAAAACAATAGCCTTGCTCGTGCTTTGTTTG CCCAAGAAAAAGGTCAACTGAAATTGGATTGGTCAACAAGGCGCAAGATTTGTCTTGGCGTTGCTAAAGGCTTGGCTTACCTCCATGGAGAGTCAAGGTTAAAGATAGTTCATAGAGATATCAAGGCCACCAATGTATTACTGGATAAAGATCTAAACCCAAAGATATCTGATTTTGGTTTGGCCAAGCTTGATGATGATGGACTTACCCACATAAGCACTAGAGTGGCTGGCACCTA TGGATATATGGCTCCAGAATATGCAATGCGCGGTTATTTGACGGACAAAGCAGATGTTTATAGTTTTGGAATTGTTGCCTTGGAAGTAGTTAGTGGCAAAAGCAACAATATGAACTGGCAAAAGGAAGAATGCTTTTCTCTTCTTGATTGG GCTCTTCTCTtgaaagaaaaaggtgatctATTGGACCTAGTTGATGAGAGGTTGGGTTCAGACTTGAACGAAAATGAAGCAATGCTCATCATCAATGTGGCTCTTCTATGCTCAAATTTCTCTTCATTGCACAGGCCAACCATGTCTTCAGTGGTAAGAATGCTCGAAGGCAAAAGCGCAGTTCAAGAGGCCATGCCGGACACAACCCAGGTATTCGATGAGAAGAAGTTAGAAATGATGAGAAACTGTTACCAACAGAGAGGAAAACATAAGATTCCAGACACTCATGAACATAGCACCTTAATAGTTGAAACTGCTGCTTTTATGACTAATTCAGAGGTCCATTCAGCCAACATGGATTCTTCTTCCTGGGAGGAAAGTACTAGATGA
- the LOC112773326 gene encoding probable leucine-rich repeat receptor-like serine/threonine-protein kinase At3g14840 isoform X4: MIGLLNGGNDIGTYSVLKYQNLTGTLPSELVKLPYLQEIDLTRNYLNGTIPPQWGSMKLVNISLLGNRLTGSIPKELGNITTLKSLVLEFNQLTGELPPELGNLSQLERLHLTSNHFTGNLPATFAKLTKLNHVRLGDNQFSGTIPNFIQSWTTLQRLVVQGSGMSGPIPSGISLLKNLTDLRIADLKGPGSYFPPLSNLTNLETLVLRSCNLIGTVPDYLENVTTLKSLDLSFNKLSGTIPSSFSRLLNMNILYLTGNLFTGPLPNWIANPDYTDLSYNNFSIKEPELLTCQQGSVNLFASSMKEHNLGVVPCLGNINCSKPSYSLHINCGGKLITSSGNITYDEDTQEAGPARSLRAGSNWAVSNTGHFFDSSFGDYYTWSNTSKLTMNNAELYTNARVSALSLTYYGFCMRNGSYTVNLHFAEIMFTDDQTYSSLGRRVFDIYIQKKLVLKDFDIAKEAGGVCKAIIKKFTANVTSSTLEIRLQWAGKGTTAIPFGSVYGPLISAISVNPDFMPPVEKETNKSGSGISVGAIVVIVIAGALVIVFVFGISWRRGCSGQKGSLYKDLQGLDLKTDVFTLRQIKTATNNFDIAYKIGQGGFGTVYKGVLSDGTVVAVKQFSSKSRQGNREFINEIGMISALQHPCLVKLYGCCMEGDQLLLIYEYMENNSLARALFAQEKGQLKLDWSTRRKICLGVAKGLAYLHGESRLKIVHRDIKATNVLLDKDLNPKISDFGLAKLDDDGLTHISTRVAGTYGYMAPEYAMRGYLTDKADVYSFGIVALEVVSGKSNNMNWQKEECFSLLDWALLLKEKGDLLDLVDERLGSDLNENEAMLIINVALLCSNFSSLHRPTMSSVVRMLEGKSAVQEAMPDTTQVFDEKKLEMMRNCYQQRGKHKIPDTHEHSTLIVETAAFMTNSEVHSANMDSSSWEESTR, encoded by the exons ATGATTGGATTATTGAACGGGGGCAATGATATTGGTACGTACAGTGTTCTAAAGTACCAGAATCTTACGGGCACACTCCCAAGTGAACTAGTGAAGTTGCCATACCTCCAAGAAAT TGACCTCACCCGCAACTACCTTAACGGCACAATTCCACCACAATGGGGCTCCATGAAACTTGTCAACAT TTCCCTTCTTGGAAATCGACTAACAGGTTCAATTCCAAAGGAGTTGGGAAACATTACCACCCTGAAAAGTTT GGTTTTGGAGTTCAATCAACTCACCGGAGAGCTTCCTCCTGAGCTTGGAAATCTTTCCCAGCTTGAAAGACT GCATCTTACTTCGAACCATTTTACTGGGAATCTACCTGCTACATTTGCTAAGCTCACTAAATTGAATCACGT TCGACTAGGCGATAATCAATTTTCTGGAACTATACCAAATTTTATTCAGAGCTGGACTACTCTTCAGAGGCT GGTGGTGCAAGGGAGTGGTATGAGTGGACCAATTCCTTCTGGAATTTCACTTTTGAAAAACCTCACCGACTT GAGAATCGCTGACTTGAAAGGACCAGGATCTTATTTTCCACCACTTAGTAACTTGACAAATCTAGAAACATT AGTACTGAGGAGTTGTAATCTGATAGGAACAGTGCCTGACTATCTAGAGAATGTGACTACACTAAAATCACT AGACCTTAGTTTTAACAAATTAAGTGGAACCATTCCAAGCTCCTTCAGTCGCCTATTGAACATGAACATACT GTACTTAACTGGAAACCTTTTTACTGGACCGCTACCTAATTGGATAGCTAACCCAGACTATAC AGATCTTTCATATAACAACTTCAGCATCAAAGAGCCAGAGCTGTTGACTTGTCAACAAGGAAGCGT GAACTTGTTTGCATCATCTATGAAGGAACATAACTT ggGAGTTGTTCCATGTTTGGGAAACATTAATTGTTCTAAAC CTTCATATTCTCTCCATATAAATTGCGGTGGGAAACTCATAACTTCTAGTGGGAATATTACATATGATGAAGATACACAAGAAGCTGGACCGGCAAGATCTCTTCGTGCCGGATCAAACTGGGCAGTTAGCAACACTGGTCACTTCTTTGATAGTAGTTTTGGGGACTATTATACATGGTCTAATACATCTAAGCTTACCATGAACAATGCTGAATTGTACACGAATGCACGTGTTTCTGCACTTTCTCTGACATATTATGGTTTTTGCATGAGAAATGGAAGCTACACAGTAAATCTCCATTTTGCTGAGATAATGTTTACAGATGATCAAACATATAGCAGCCTTGGAAGGCGTGTATTTGACATCTATATTCAG AAGAAATTGGTCCTAAAAGATTTTGATATTGCAAAAGAAGCAGGAGGAGTTTGTAAGGCAATCATAAAGAAATTTACCGCTAATGTGACCAGCAGCACCTTGGAGATTCGCTTACAATGGGCTGGGAAAGGGACAACAGCTATTCCATTTGGATCAGTATATGGTCCTCTAATATCAGCTATATCTGTAAATCCTG ACTTTATGCCACCAGTGGAAAAAGAAACTAACAAAAGTGGAAGTGGCATATCTGTGGGGGCTATAGTTGTAATTGTAATTGCTGGAGCACTTGTTATCGTCTTCGTATTTGGTATATCCTGGCGGCGAGGATGTTCAGGACAAAAAGGTTCATTATATAAAG ATCTACAGGGTTTGGATCTAAAAACCGATGTATTTACCTTGAGGCAAATCAAAACAGCAACTAACAATTTCGATATTGCTTATAAGATTGGACAAGGAGGGTTTGGTACTGTTTACAAG GGTGTTCTTTCAGATGGCACAGTAGTGGCAGTTAAACAGTTTTCTTCTAAATCGAGGCAAGGGAATCGCGAGTTCATAAATGAGATTGGCATGATTTCGGCTTTGCAACACCCCTGTCTAGTTAAGCTCTATGGCTGTTGTATGGAGGGAGATCAATTGTTGTTGATATACGAATATATGGAAAACAATAGCCTTGCTCGTGCTTTGTTTG CCCAAGAAAAAGGTCAACTGAAATTGGATTGGTCAACAAGGCGCAAGATTTGTCTTGGCGTTGCTAAAGGCTTGGCTTACCTCCATGGAGAGTCAAGGTTAAAGATAGTTCATAGAGATATCAAGGCCACCAATGTATTACTGGATAAAGATCTAAACCCAAAGATATCTGATTTTGGTTTGGCCAAGCTTGATGATGATGGACTTACCCACATAAGCACTAGAGTGGCTGGCACCTA TGGATATATGGCTCCAGAATATGCAATGCGCGGTTATTTGACGGACAAAGCAGATGTTTATAGTTTTGGAATTGTTGCCTTGGAAGTAGTTAGTGGCAAAAGCAACAATATGAACTGGCAAAAGGAAGAATGCTTTTCTCTTCTTGATTGG GCTCTTCTCTtgaaagaaaaaggtgatctATTGGACCTAGTTGATGAGAGGTTGGGTTCAGACTTGAACGAAAATGAAGCAATGCTCATCATCAATGTGGCTCTTCTATGCTCAAATTTCTCTTCATTGCACAGGCCAACCATGTCTTCAGTGGTAAGAATGCTCGAAGGCAAAAGCGCAGTTCAAGAGGCCATGCCGGACACAACCCAGGTATTCGATGAGAAGAAGTTAGAAATGATGAGAAACTGTTACCAACAGAGAGGAAAACATAAGATTCCAGACACTCATGAACATAGCACCTTAATAGTTGAAACTGCTGCTTTTATGACTAATTCAGAGGTCCATTCAGCCAACATGGATTCTTCTTCCTGGGAGGAAAGTACTAGATGA
- the LOC112773326 gene encoding probable leucine-rich repeat receptor-like serine/threonine-protein kinase At3g14840 isoform X5: protein MGLHETCQHFPSWKSTNRFNSKGVGKHYHPEKFVSYWVLEFNQLTGELPPELGNLSQLERLHLTSNHFTGNLPATFAKLTKLNHVRLGDNQFSGTIPNFIQSWTTLQRLVVQGSGMSGPIPSGISLLKNLTDLRIADLKGPGSYFPPLSNLTNLETLVLRSCNLIGTVPDYLENVTTLKSLDLSFNKLSGTIPSSFSRLLNMNILYLTGNLFTGPLPNWIANPDYTDLSYNNFSIKEPELLTCQQGSVNLFASSMKEHNLGVVPCLGNINCSKPSYSLHINCGGKLITSSGNITYDEDTQEAGPARSLRAGSNWAVSNTGHFFDSSFGDYYTWSNTSKLTMNNAELYTNARVSALSLTYYGFCMRNGSYTVNLHFAEIMFTDDQTYSSLGRRVFDIYIQKKLVLKDFDIAKEAGGVCKAIIKKFTANVTSSTLEIRLQWAGKGTTAIPFGSVYGPLISAISVNPDFMPPVEKETNKSGSGISVGAIVVIVIAGALVIVFVFGISWRRGCSGQKGSLYKDLQGLDLKTDVFTLRQIKTATNNFDIAYKIGQGGFGTVYKGVLSDGTVVAVKQFSSKSRQGNREFINEIGMISALQHPCLVKLYGCCMEGDQLLLIYEYMENNSLARALFAQEKGQLKLDWSTRRKICLGVAKGLAYLHGESRLKIVHRDIKATNVLLDKDLNPKISDFGLAKLDDDGLTHISTRVAGTYGYMAPEYAMRGYLTDKADVYSFGIVALEVVSGKSNNMNWQKEECFSLLDWALLLKEKGDLLDLVDERLGSDLNENEAMLIINVALLCSNFSSLHRPTMSSVVRMLEGKSAVQEAMPDTTQVFDEKKLEMMRNCYQQRGKHKIPDTHEHSTLIVETAAFMTNSEVHSANMDSSSWEESTR from the exons ATGGGGCTCCATGAAACTTGTCAACAT TTCCCTTCTTGGAAATCGACTAACAGGTTCAATTCCAAAGGAGTTGGGAAACATTACCACCCTGAAAAGTTTGTAAGTTACTG GGTTTTGGAGTTCAATCAACTCACCGGAGAGCTTCCTCCTGAGCTTGGAAATCTTTCCCAGCTTGAAAGACT GCATCTTACTTCGAACCATTTTACTGGGAATCTACCTGCTACATTTGCTAAGCTCACTAAATTGAATCACGT TCGACTAGGCGATAATCAATTTTCTGGAACTATACCAAATTTTATTCAGAGCTGGACTACTCTTCAGAGGCT GGTGGTGCAAGGGAGTGGTATGAGTGGACCAATTCCTTCTGGAATTTCACTTTTGAAAAACCTCACCGACTT GAGAATCGCTGACTTGAAAGGACCAGGATCTTATTTTCCACCACTTAGTAACTTGACAAATCTAGAAACATT AGTACTGAGGAGTTGTAATCTGATAGGAACAGTGCCTGACTATCTAGAGAATGTGACTACACTAAAATCACT AGACCTTAGTTTTAACAAATTAAGTGGAACCATTCCAAGCTCCTTCAGTCGCCTATTGAACATGAACATACT GTACTTAACTGGAAACCTTTTTACTGGACCGCTACCTAATTGGATAGCTAACCCAGACTATAC AGATCTTTCATATAACAACTTCAGCATCAAAGAGCCAGAGCTGTTGACTTGTCAACAAGGAAGCGT GAACTTGTTTGCATCATCTATGAAGGAACATAACTT ggGAGTTGTTCCATGTTTGGGAAACATTAATTGTTCTAAAC CTTCATATTCTCTCCATATAAATTGCGGTGGGAAACTCATAACTTCTAGTGGGAATATTACATATGATGAAGATACACAAGAAGCTGGACCGGCAAGATCTCTTCGTGCCGGATCAAACTGGGCAGTTAGCAACACTGGTCACTTCTTTGATAGTAGTTTTGGGGACTATTATACATGGTCTAATACATCTAAGCTTACCATGAACAATGCTGAATTGTACACGAATGCACGTGTTTCTGCACTTTCTCTGACATATTATGGTTTTTGCATGAGAAATGGAAGCTACACAGTAAATCTCCATTTTGCTGAGATAATGTTTACAGATGATCAAACATATAGCAGCCTTGGAAGGCGTGTATTTGACATCTATATTCAG AAGAAATTGGTCCTAAAAGATTTTGATATTGCAAAAGAAGCAGGAGGAGTTTGTAAGGCAATCATAAAGAAATTTACCGCTAATGTGACCAGCAGCACCTTGGAGATTCGCTTACAATGGGCTGGGAAAGGGACAACAGCTATTCCATTTGGATCAGTATATGGTCCTCTAATATCAGCTATATCTGTAAATCCTG ACTTTATGCCACCAGTGGAAAAAGAAACTAACAAAAGTGGAAGTGGCATATCTGTGGGGGCTATAGTTGTAATTGTAATTGCTGGAGCACTTGTTATCGTCTTCGTATTTGGTATATCCTGGCGGCGAGGATGTTCAGGACAAAAAGGTTCATTATATAAAG ATCTACAGGGTTTGGATCTAAAAACCGATGTATTTACCTTGAGGCAAATCAAAACAGCAACTAACAATTTCGATATTGCTTATAAGATTGGACAAGGAGGGTTTGGTACTGTTTACAAG GGTGTTCTTTCAGATGGCACAGTAGTGGCAGTTAAACAGTTTTCTTCTAAATCGAGGCAAGGGAATCGCGAGTTCATAAATGAGATTGGCATGATTTCGGCTTTGCAACACCCCTGTCTAGTTAAGCTCTATGGCTGTTGTATGGAGGGAGATCAATTGTTGTTGATATACGAATATATGGAAAACAATAGCCTTGCTCGTGCTTTGTTTG CCCAAGAAAAAGGTCAACTGAAATTGGATTGGTCAACAAGGCGCAAGATTTGTCTTGGCGTTGCTAAAGGCTTGGCTTACCTCCATGGAGAGTCAAGGTTAAAGATAGTTCATAGAGATATCAAGGCCACCAATGTATTACTGGATAAAGATCTAAACCCAAAGATATCTGATTTTGGTTTGGCCAAGCTTGATGATGATGGACTTACCCACATAAGCACTAGAGTGGCTGGCACCTA TGGATATATGGCTCCAGAATATGCAATGCGCGGTTATTTGACGGACAAAGCAGATGTTTATAGTTTTGGAATTGTTGCCTTGGAAGTAGTTAGTGGCAAAAGCAACAATATGAACTGGCAAAAGGAAGAATGCTTTTCTCTTCTTGATTGG GCTCTTCTCTtgaaagaaaaaggtgatctATTGGACCTAGTTGATGAGAGGTTGGGTTCAGACTTGAACGAAAATGAAGCAATGCTCATCATCAATGTGGCTCTTCTATGCTCAAATTTCTCTTCATTGCACAGGCCAACCATGTCTTCAGTGGTAAGAATGCTCGAAGGCAAAAGCGCAGTTCAAGAGGCCATGCCGGACACAACCCAGGTATTCGATGAGAAGAAGTTAGAAATGATGAGAAACTGTTACCAACAGAGAGGAAAACATAAGATTCCAGACACTCATGAACATAGCACCTTAATAGTTGAAACTGCTGCTTTTATGACTAATTCAGAGGTCCATTCAGCCAACATGGATTCTTCTTCCTGGGAGGAAAGTACTAGATGA